The nucleotide sequence AGTTCGGGCGCAAGGTCGGCGAGTTCGTCGGCGTCCATTTCCTTGGCCGCCGCCAGCAACTCGTGATCATCCATGTCAGCGATCAGGGTTTCACGAACCGAGTCGGACACTTCGAGCAGGATGTCGCCGTCACGATCAGCCTTGACCAGTTGCCAGACCGTCAGACGCTCTTCCAGCGGCAAGGCTTCAAGGATGTAGGCAACGTCGGCGGAGTGCAGGTCATCGAGCTTGCGTTGCAACTCGACGAGGTTCTGCCGGTGGACCAGGTTCTCGACCCGGTCATGATGCGGGCCTTCCTGGCGATGCGTCAGGTCTTCCACGACCCGCTGGCGATGCAGCAGCTCAACGACTTGAGCGAGACGATCCTGAAGGCTTTCCTGCGTTTTCTTTACTTCAACTTCGGTCATAGGCGAACTCCACTCCCAGCAGTGGGGCACGCCGGAAGGATCAATCAGTCAATTCATGATTGGTGAAACGAGGTTTTGAGTAACTACTGGGTAAGTCCATGGAAGTATTCCAAAGCCCCGGCGGGGCTGACGGGCGCAATCATACACCGCTTGGCGTTTTAAAACGTTAAAAAATCATGGCAAGAACAAGCGCTTGCGAGACAAACCTGAACGCAGGCTGAACCTCCAGGTTTACGACGATTTATCCTGAAAAGAAAACACACGCGCCGGCAGAAATGGAGCAGCTACCCTTCCCTTTCCATCGTCAGGGAAGACGCCAAAATGCCGGCCAATCGTTATCTGCTTCTGCTTGCCACCCAGTGCTGCCTGCCTTCGTGGGCCGCCGAACACACCGTTCATCGCTGCGAAAACAGCGCAGGGCAGGTCACCTTCACCACCTTGAGCTGCGGGCCGGGAGAAGACCTGTCATTGCAACAAATCCATCCATACAGCCCCGGCACGATCGAACCCGCCGGCGAATCGATGCTGCCCGAAGCCGAGCACCGGCAAACATCCGGCAACATAACCAGGCGCAGGGAACCGACGGTTGTCGGTCAGTTCGAAGACCGCTGCGGGAATCTGCTCAGCCCCGGGCAGCGTCGCGATGCAATCATGGACAGGCGAATCGTCACCGGCATGAGCCAGCAGGACGTGGAAAGCGCCCTCGGCAAACCCGATTCAATCAAGATGCGGAATTCGAACACCCGCTACACCTACAAAGCAAAGAACGGTCGCAGCGCAGAGGTCGTGTTCGATGAGAAAGGCTGTGTAAAAGGCAAATCACAGGCAACAAAAAGCCCGCGTTAAACGCGGGC is from Pseudomonas sp. B21-056 and encodes:
- a CDS encoding outer membrane protein assembly factor BamE gives rise to the protein MPANRYLLLLATQCCLPSWAAEHTVHRCENSAGQVTFTTLSCGPGEDLSLQQIHPYSPGTIEPAGESMLPEAEHRQTSGNITRRREPTVVGQFEDRCGNLLSPGQRRDAIMDRRIVTGMSQQDVESALGKPDSIKMRNSNTRYTYKAKNGRSAEVVFDEKGCVKGKSQATKSPR